The DNA region tgtgaagcatcatcagttttatgacatggaataaagtgtgccatcTTAGAAAACCGATCAACTACCATATAGATGCTGTCATTACCACGTCTAGTCCTAGGTAGTCCAAgtacaaaatccatagaaacatCTACCCAAGGTGAATGTGGGACAGGCAATGGCGTGTACAAACCATGTGGATGCACTTTAGACTTAGCTTGCAAACATGTGATACAATTAGTGCAATACTTAGAAACATTAGATTTCATGTTAGGCCAAAAAAAATGctcttgtaaaatatctaaagttttagcTATGCCAAAGTGACCCATCAAACCTCCTTCGTGTGCCTCACGAATTAACATCAAACGCAAAGAACACTTAGTCACACAACGCTTATTCAAACGAAACAAGTAGTCattatgcttataaaatttttcaaaggcagctttctcacatgcattatacatattgctaaaatcatgatcatatgcatacaactctttaatatgctCAAAACCAAGCAATTTAGCATCTAAAGTAGTAAGAAGTGCATACCTTCTAGACAATGCATCAGCCACAAcgttttccttaccttgcttatatttgatgacgtatgggaaggattcaagaaattcactccactttgcatgtcgcttattgagtttgttttgacctttcaaatacttcaaactttcatgGTCGGTATGGATGACGAACTCTTTAGGCACAAGGTAGTGTTGCCAAGTCTCTAATGCCCTCACTAATGCATACATTTCCTTGTCATATGTTGAGTAGTTCAATGCTGcgccattcaatttttcactaaagtatgcAATTGGCTTGCCCTCTTGCAAAAGAACAGCACCAATTCCCACTCCCgaagcatcacattcaatctcaaaagttttatcaaagttaggcaaaGCAAGAATAGGAGcagaaattaacttagatttaagcatattaaacGCACTATCTTGTTCATCACCCCACTTAAAACCAACATTCCTTTTAATAACTTCTATCAAAGGGGCGGCTATGCTAGAGAAATCacgcacaaaacgcctatagaaACTAGCTAAGCCATGGAAACTTCGAACATCCCCAACGTTTTTAGGTGTAGGCCAAGATTCAATAGCCTTaaccttttcattatcaacctcaataccatgctcgctaacaacataacctaaaaaatgtaaccttaggcacacaaaacatacatttagcaagcttagcatgcaacttttgcgcacgcaaaacacaaaaaacagatCTCACATGCAAAATGTGGTCTTTAAGTGATTTGCTATACataagtatatcatcaaaatagacaacAATGAATTTGCCAATAAATTCACGCAAACATGGTTCATCAAGCGCATGAACGTACTAGGAGCATTAGTTAacccaaaaggcatcactaaccactcatataaaccatattttgttttgaaggcagttttccattcatctccttctttcattctaatttgatgataaccagccattaaatcaattttagagaatatacgTGCATCATGCAATTcatctaacatatcatctaaacgAGGAATAGGATGgcgatactttacagtgattttgttgatggcgtgacaatcaacacacatacgCCATGATCCATCCTTTTTTGGCACCAATAGAACAGGAACGGCACATGGGCTCATGCTTTCTTTAATCAACCCTTTTGACAACAACTCATCCACTTGACGTTGTAACTCCTTTGTTTCTTCGGGATTGCTCCTATAAGCTGGGCGATTTGGAATTTGTGCTCCAGGaatgaagtcaatttgatgttctatcCCCCTCAATGGCGGCAAACCATCAGGCATGGATTCGggaaacaaatcttcaaattcctgcaacaaagcttgaaaagaactagggagagaagagagaagagagaattgagttagattcaaaagataaacacaCATCCTTGAATACCAATAGTATTAAAGGCTGCCTTGTTAAATAAGCCTTTCGAACCTCACTCCCTCTTGCATAAAAATTgccttttacctcttttttttGCCACTCTTTGCACACTATTCTCTCCTTTTGCATGTGCactctcatgaatttttttctcactgCGCATCCTCTCTACTTGCTCTcctttttcctctctatttGCACACCTTTCTTGGCTTTTCTCACAGCTCTCCTTTTGCTtgtgcatcttttcttttccatgtgCACTCTCACATTCACTCAAAGTTTTTTGATCTTCGTATACTTCTTTAGGCGTCATAGGTAACAAGTTGACATGTCTACCAttcatgttgaatgaatatCGGTTAGAATACCCATCATGTATAACACGCCTATCATATTGCCAAGGGCGTCCCAATAATATGTGACTAGCATGCataggtactacatcacataaaacctcatcatgataacgcccaatagagaatgaaattaatgcTTGCCTCGTGACCTTAATATCCCCACTattattcaaccattgcaacctataaggtctaggatgtttagttgttttcaaccccactttatcaactaaaccagcattaacaacattagtgcagctaccaccatcaataatcatactacacaatttattatttatcatgcatctagtataaaagatattttcgcGTTGTACCTCATCCTCCTTAGCTTGCATGTTTAGAGCACGCCTTGCAACCAACGTGAAAATTGGTCCTTTAGGGGCTGGTTCATCGCCCTCTTCTTCTGAAACATCCTCCAATGGTGGTATATCActcaagtcatcatcatcctctCTCCCATCTTCACTCACCACCTCCCCATTGCGTAAGGTCATCACCTTTGCATTTGGACATTGTGCAGCTCTATGTCCGTATCCCAAGCACCTAAAGCATTGTATATTACGTGATTTACCCTTGGATTTGTCATCCTTTGGTTGCATTTTTGGTGTAGTGAgctctttatttttgctttgatcaGATCTGCCCTTATTTGTATTTGCATCACCTCCCTTGTTCCCTTTCCAATTCGGCTTCCATGATGTTGGGGTCGAAATAGCCTTGGTTTTTGATCTTAGTTGTTTTTCAATCTTGGTTGCCATGTGTACCATATCCTCAAAATCTACATAATGATGCAACTCAACAAGGTTAGCAATATCACGGTTCAAACCTGAAAGAAAACGTGCCATAGTAGCTTCCTTATCCTCCTCAATGTTGGCTCGAATCATGGCCATCTCTATCTCTTGGTGATATTCTTCAACATTATTGGATCCTTGATTCAACCTTTGTAATCGATTGTACAGCTCCCTATAGTAGTGTTGTGGTACAAATCTCTTCCTcatgattgttttcatctcaaaccaTGAAGAAACAGGACCTTCTCCGCTTCTGCGCCTAGTCGAGGTAAATTGATCCCACCATACACTAGCATAGTCGGTGAATTCAACAGCTGCcaatttcaccttcttctcttTGGTGTAGTTATGGCACTCAAATACACGCTCTACCTTCTTCTCCCACTCTAAATATGCCTCTGGATCACTTTTACCACGGAAAGCtggaatcttcattttgattgaacCTAAATTCCCATCTTTTGATTTGCCTTTGTTGGAACGTGTAgatccttcttcttcaatctccccttctaaatcatcaaagaggCTACGTTTTGTGTCTCTTATCTTGCCACGGCTAGGGGTACCTTGTTCCAACCTTTCTTGGACATTGCGGTTTTCACTCCACATGTCCTCTTGTTGTAACATCATCTTCTGTAACATTCCTTGTATTGCTTCTAAGGTAACTTTCTCCTTAGGGTCCATGATGTAAACCTGCAAGAAAAACGTTAGAAAACACCTATTCTAACACTCTCTCACATGTTTTCGCTCAAATGTGTTTGCAATACTCTAATACGCTCACCAAAAAGTCTAACTCTCTCTCTAAAAAAAAacatgctctcccttctctctaaacaCCACATCCCCCCTCCTCCTCCCCCCCTTTAGTCTTTGAGTTCTTCATTCTTGGCTGTGTTGGTATCTCTTAGTTTTCTATCCTCCGGTCCGGTGACCAAGGTCACCGGCTCTGCTCCCTCCTCCGGTTActgttttattctcttttctttctttcttatggCGACTGCTCTagagtttttttattcttattttgaagGTGCTGTTTTTAGAGCAAGTCTCTTCTAAGTTTTCCGGTTTCAATCTCAATCCTGTTTTTCGGTTTTCTGCTTTCATTTCCGGTGGTTCTTCTTTTCCGGTGTTAAGCTTAGTAGCTTGGTTGGTGGTGTTAGCTTCCCTCTctcctgaaattcaaattttgaaactttgctTGTAGTTTGCGCAACTTCCTCTTTGGTGCATACTATTTTGTTCTTTCCGTGGCAGTCTCCTCTTTTCCTTTTCAGGAAAGTTTAGTCTGCTGTGCCTATGGTCTGCTCTACTCTGTGCAGGCTGATTCTTGCATAATTTTAGCTAGGCTCTcatcatctttctttcttttcctcccTCCCTCTTCCCTCATTCGCCAATTACCTTTTTTAGTATGGAGTCTTCTGGTCAAGAAAAGTCTACTGAAACTCCTTTGGTTTCCGTTGGTGTTAAAGATAATAAGGCTCCTTGGAGCTCCCTCTTCGCCCCAAAGGAGTCTTGTACTAAGCTGGAATATTATGAGCCTAAAGGAAGAGATGCAAAAGGGCGTGTGTGTGTTGCCCCTCCACTAGAAATTGCGGAAGAGGGTGCTGCAAAATGGAGAACCTGTGCGGTGGGtttcttccttggcaaaagacctCCATTCTTGACTGTTAAAAGAGCACTTGAGAAGATATGGGCATCATATGGACTAAGTGAGGTTATGACCTCTGGCCAAGGagtttttatactaaaatttcaAGACATGGATGGAGTCTCTAGAGCGGTGGAAGTAGGACAGATTACAATTGGTGGACAGCCGTTTATAGttcggaaatggactacaaaccttCCCATGATGATCAATGATGTCAAAAAGGTGGCTATATGGGTGAGATTGTATGGCATTCCACTTGAGTTTTGGTCTCCAAAAGgacttagctacatagcaagtgcCATTGGGAATCCTCTTTATATGGATGCTGTTACGGAAGGAGGGACAAGATTAGAGTTTGCACGGATATGTATTGAGATCAAAGTGGATGCGGAATGCCCGGAGACTATCAACTTAACTCTTCCAAATGGTGAAAACTTGGTGATCAATGTAGAGTATAGTTGGAAACCACTAAAATGCAATGGGTGCCAATGCTTTGGACACTCCACTGCCAATTGTCATTTTGCTCCGAAACATGAAGGTAGCACATCTTCATGGAAAAACCTCAAGGTTGGGGATGGAATGATAACAACAAAGAAGCTAAATGGGAAAGACAGTAAACTAAAGGTGGCAAacggcaatgacaaaaaggccAAAGGTAAAGGCGTGGAGTTTCATAATTTGGGGGGAAACACAAATAAGAACAATAGATATTCAGCATTAGCCAACCATGAGTCCAATGAGCAAATCAAAAGGAGCACAATGATGGAAGAAGAGGTCAATCCGGAGAAAACCAATGAAGAAGTCATTTCGGCAGGAAAAGAAAAGTTGTATGAAGCTAGCACTTCCAAGAGTAGTCAAGTTACAACAGCAAAAGGGATAGATATGGAGGTAGAAGGAGCTAGTACAAATGGGGGGGAGGACTTGGTAATTGAGGGCTCTCCAACAATAGTCCCATTCGGAGGAAAActaaaggtggatgagatggattttaGGAAGAAGGAAATGGATGAGAAGACTAAGAACTTGgggaaaaaattggcaaagctcAAGAAAGCTAATTCCCCTCCACTATCATCCAAATGACAAAGATAGCttgctggaacattaggggcctcAATGCTCCTATCAAACAAAGGGAGGTAAGGCACTTTATCAAGCATAATAACATTGAAATAATGGCTGTGTTGGAAACTAAAGTGGGGAATGATAGATTAAGTATagtgaatggtaatatttggaGAGAGTGGGAGAATGCTAATAACAATGATAGTCaccctaatgggagaatttgggtaggatggaataaggataCTATCAGTTTTAATGTCATTGAGAAAAATCCGCAATTCATACATGGGGAGGCTTGGTTAGTAGAGGAGAACTCTCTTATAGCCTTAACTATAGTCTATGGGTATAATCAACCTATGGAAAGGAGAAGATTATGGAAGGAAATTGATAGGCTCTCCAATGGGATGGGGAACAAACCGTGGCTAATAATGGGGGActttaatgcaattaggggtCCAAGTGAGAAAATTGGAGGAGTgtcatggggagatacttataGTGATGACCTAAATAAGTGTTGTGAGGAAGCAAATCTAGAAGATCTTCGGTACATGGGAAACCaactcacttggagtaattgtagtgagggacataggaggatagcatgcaagTTGGATAGAGCCCTTGTAAATGAACAATGGAAAGATGTTTTTGAGGAATCATTTGCCATGTTTCTTAACCATTCCATCTCTGACCATTCCCCATGCATTGTGACGTGTGGAGGTGGTGTAAGGAGGAGGAGGGTCCCTTTCAAGTTCTATAACATGTGGGCAACACATGATAATTTCCTTAATATTGTGAGGGAGTCTTGGCAAGAGGATGTAGAAGGCAGCCCTATGTATAAGCTCATCAGCAAGctcaagagattaaaaaagGTTCTTAGGAGGCTAAATAAGGAGgggttttggagaatttcagagaaggtggaagaagcaaaaggaaGGCTGGAGGATGTTCAAAATAGACTTCAAAGCAGCCCACTAAATGAAGatttagctaaggaagaaaaggtttgTTTGGAGAACTACAAAAATCTaagtgaagctgaagaatctttAGCTCGCCAAAAAGCTAaagttcattggcttcaagaaggagatcaatattccaagtttttcttcaaatgtatcaaaGCCCGTAGGAGTAGGAACTCTATCAATGGGGTGTGCCTAGATGATGGAACCTTTGTTAGTAATATGGAGGATGTTAAAGAGGAGTTTGTGAGCTATTTCAAAAAGGTCCTTAACTCCACGGTTTCATGCAATTCCAATGTagaggaaattcaaaggctgcttaattttcaaatagagattcaagagaaagaaaacatgatcaaggaagtgggggaagaggaaatcaaatccattatctttgccatggacaacaacaaAGCTCCGGGTCCGGATGGGTATGGAGCCTTCTTCTTTAAAACCACTTGGGAGATTGTGGGGAATGATGTGATCAAGGCAGTCCAGCACTTTTTCTCTTCAGGCCATCTTCTCAaggaggtaaattgcactatcttagctcttgtccctaaggttgctaacGCTTCAAGGTGTATGGAGTATAGGCCGATAGCTTGCTGCAATATAATCTATAAGTGCATTTCAAAGATCCTTGCAAATCGTCTCAAAGCCATACTTCCGagtttcattgataaagcccaaggagcaTTTGTGGGAGGAAGGTGCATTGGAGAGAATAttatgttgtgtcaagacctaaTGCATAATTACCATAGAGtgagcaaagacaagaagtgtgcCATGAAGATTGACTTATTGAAGGCATATGATACGGTTCATTGGGACTTCATCCTTGCtattcttgaagcaattggtTTTCATGGAAAATTCATTGGATGGATTAGGAGCTGCATCTCAACCCCCTCTTTTTCTttgggaataaatggtgaattggtgggatttttcaagagttctcatggGCTTAGGCAAGGGGACCCTttatccccttacctctttgtcatggcaatggagatcctCTCACGGATGCTTGGAGAACTCAAGAACATtccttcttttggccatcattggaaatgtaaggaaaacaacataactcatttgtgctttgccgatgaccttattttgttttgtagggcagatgtTGAATCGCTTACTCTCATGAAAAGTTCCCTAAAGCTTTTTCATGAATGGTCCGGTctccaaatgaattgcaacaaaagcaatatATACATCTCCGGATTaccccaagaggagaagatcaaGCTTGCGGACTCTATCAATGTGGAGGTaggagaattgcctttcaagtatctaggagttccaataacttcttcaaagcttAAAAGAAGTGATTGCAAGATGCTCATTGATAAGATTGTGGGGAGAATTTATTCGTGGCGGAATAAGTCCTTATCTTATGCGGGGAGATTGTTACTTATCAAGGttgtcctatttagcattcaagtgtattggtcttctatatttattcttccttcaaATGTACACAAGGAAATAGATGGAATATTGAGGGATTTTCTTTGGAATGGTGCTGCCATGGatggaagaaaagcaaaagttgcttgggaagAGGTTTGTGTGCCTAAAGAGGAGGGAGGTCTCGGCATTATGAGGTGCAAAGTGTGGAACAAGGCTGCCATAAcaaagaatatgtggaagatcctccttGATAAGGGGAACTCACTATGGGTGGAATGGATAAAGGCAAACAAGCTTAGAggaaaaagtttttgggagatcAAACCGAATAATGAGAgctcatgggtttggaggaaaattttaaaacttagggaacaaatgaaaaccaagttcaagaaagtcattggcaatggggaaaacacctttctttggcttgataattggcacccaTTTGGACCATTAATGGACAAATTTGGGAACCGGATTATCTATGATTCCGGAATTCCTAAGCATGCTTTAGTAAAAGAAGTCattgatgagcatgggtggaaatggccagcAGCGAATTCTTGCCACCTCATGGAGATAAAGGgagctctcccttgctgcccaatgggaggGGAGGATGCTCTAACATGGGCTCCTAATTCTAATGGCAAGTTCACAATCAAATCGGCATGGGAGATTATGAGGAGTAGGAAGGACAAGGTAAGTTGGCACAAtattgtatggtttaaaaggcatttcctaagacattcattcattgtatggttgggtattagaggtaAACTAATGACAAGAGATAGGTTAGCAAGAATTGGCCTTATTTCCCACAATGTATGCCCATTATGTAAGGTggatccggaaagcatggaccatctattttttaggtgtgttttcagctcccaaatctggaatggaatgctcaatctttgccatcaacaaaTCATGTATAGCTCATGGACTTCAATGATCCCGGAATTagcaaacaaatggaaggaaaatagcttcaagaatattgTGAGTAAGCTTTGCTTTGGGGCAGCCGTGTACTACATTTGGAAGTCTAGGAATGATACTTGCTTTGGAAGAGCCGGATTACCAAGGGAGAGAGTCCGTATGCTTATTCAAGAAGGTGTTAGAGTTAGAGCTTCATGCTTGAGAAAGGTTACCAAGtctagagaaaatatgattcttgcaaacaattgggatatTCCTCATACAATCTTTGAATAGATGGGGTGGAGTTGGCTTGTAGTATGTTTTGGTTTTGAGTTGTAAGGTCTTGCTTTGTGTTTTGTAGCAATTGGTTGGTAGGTAGGTGTTTCGGCATAACCAAGGGACTTGTCTTTGGTATGCTTGTGAGTTGTGTTGCTTTGTGTTTGTGATGTATCTTTGGTTTATTTGTTCCATAGGTTGAATGGTGTGAGCGTTTGTTGtctcggcataacctaggggcttgtccaaggtatgcttgtgtttaagCTTATTCTAGGGGTTTTGTCCTAGATAGGCATTTGTACatctttctttggtataaaattactattacttaccaaaaaaaaaacaatcacacacagaatttccccttagagttcttatttgagttgacctttactactcactttctaaagagaattacaaattaaagtcccttgacaattagagctaacaaaaaaaaattaaattatggcctttgaatttttttttttgcctttctttttttttttcgttttttttgttctttttttttttttggatgactAATTAACACTAAAACTCTTAGCTAAACAGATCTGGAAGCCTTTGAACACCTCTTGAAGCTTGGatcatgatatgtgattttggtgatacttgATGCAAATCGGCAAGGAATGAAACTTTGGTGCTTTTGCGGCTcctcttgatttgatgttgcccaaaccacttgtatgaagaattttgatgttgaatttgctactgccaaatcacttgatgatgaataatgcaattttttttttttttatattgatgcacGAACACAAGACTAAAGGTTATGTAGCTTATACTAGAcccaatgctctgataccaaactgatacaacccttgctaatcgatctaacaagaactataacaatctctttgaatcttgcccaaagatctatctagcataaaccaaaagaattagaaccctcttgttatctaacaacaaggaactctaattatcaaagaaagaattcaaaactttctcaagaaatgaattcaaagaaaactctcacaagaactttggagaaattcggaattttggattaaaatcaagttcccataatcttgagtttaatacatatatatatgttgcttctaaccctaaaaaacgaaataaatcctttaaaaaaaaggaaaataacaactcatgacaactaagcactctcctaattaaactaggattcctagttaaactaggataacaattagataataactaaacaaactttcctaattaaactaggataacaactagataataactaatcacaaaagggctagttgaattgatgtggcttgggcttccatatgcatatttgactaagcccaacatgtgctccttgctgcccttagaccaattcatgtatttgggctccttgtgttaaagtaagctcttttaattcttcaaattgaattaaatgcacaggccttgaactacactccatgcttgtcatatcgttgaccatgagttcccttttgacttcacttggactctttcccataagctccaaatggctttgaacaagcccaatgattgtcgttttcatcttcttggctcttgctcgtgtaattgggcctccgtcatagctcaatggatccaacttcttcgtgtttgttgaagtagaatttgaacctccatcgttatgcttccccatgtgcgaatttggtgaagttatcccttgatcatttgCATCaccctatgagttatggtcaggtagaaaatctgagttaattgattgtaaccttagtggttagcaatatcaattcataacttttcccataaatttaaataactgggactgagaagaaatgaatgtatctttatcagatacgctgagcactccaaagggtataTGTTCATTAGAGAGGATTTTGTTAGAAGattaattgaatttgtattagagatactacattcatagaggatattttcttaatagggatgatgttgataaaaggtttcatctgaatgagatgagaaaagaatgaggataggtatatcttaacgaccattagttgagtcctaagatataagatctatacttgttctaaataatggaagcaaatgcaattaaactccaacctatttcggatagtgggagtaatgatatttaattgtttgtttcattcatatcaccctagtgggagcattaattctcaattgcattggagtggatgtccaaaagtattcaagtgacgtttttaaagtgaaaacaaggttttcataaccattcCCCAAGACGATGAAGAACTTGAAATAATTGTCTCatcctttgataagaaaattttgaaattcattggaagaagagatggaataccaagaaaacaaaccaattataggttttggttgacttatcgccagatcaaaaattcattaggaatGAATGAATTTCCTAAATTAGTC from Mangifera indica cultivar Alphonso chromosome 8, CATAS_Mindica_2.1, whole genome shotgun sequence includes:
- the LOC123224012 gene encoding uncharacterized protein LOC123224012, with the protein product MAVLETKVGNDRLSIVNGNIWREWENANNNDSHPNGRIWVGWNKDTISFNVIEKNPQFIHGEAWLVEENSLIALTIVYGYNQPMERRRLWKEIDRLSNGMGNKPWLIMGDFNAIRGPSEKIGGVSWGDTYSDDLNKCCEEANLEDLRYMGNQLTWSNCSEGHRRIACKLDRALVNEQWKDVFEESFAMFLNHSISDHSPCIVTCGGGVRRRRVPFKFYNMWATHDNFLNIVRESWQEDVEGSPMYKLISKLKRLKKVLRRLNKEGFWRISEKVEEAKGRLEDVQNRLQSSPLNEDLAKEEKAVQHFFSSGHLLKEVNCTILALVPKVANASRCMEYRPIACCNIIYKCISKILANRLKAILPSFIDKAQGAFVGGRCIGENIMLCQDLMHNYHRVSKDKKCAMKIDLLKAYDTVHWDFILAILEAIGFHGKFIGWIRSCISTPSFSLGINGELVGFFKSSHGLRADVESLTLMKSSLKLFHEWSGLQMNCNKSNIYISGLPQEEKIKLADSINVEEIDGILRDFLWNGAAMDGRKAKVAWEEVCVPKEEGGLGIMRCKVWNKAAITKNMWKILLDKGNSLWVEWIKANKLRGKSFWEIKPNNESSWHALVKEVIDEHGWKWPAANSCHLMEIKGALPCCPMGGEDALTWAPNSNGKFTIKSAWEIMRSRKDKVEWCERLLSRHNLGACPRYACV